The proteins below are encoded in one region of Penaeus chinensis breed Huanghai No. 1 chromosome 25, ASM1920278v2, whole genome shotgun sequence:
- the LOC125038682 gene encoding translation initiation factor IF-2-like has protein sequence MMKTTCSLMVALLAAIGLAADQPGSRDELWAPSFAQEPKGHPAALDWNAQAWHGASPILRPSRPWPQADEDLGRPAAWGSDPAGPRARRGPDSRRQRAWRRLQRGREGGHNGGDAPTGQQQQRRRPLVSDLALLAGQAADPSAPRLGGGSVPLGGPGSGPLRPPGRDAGPLGGPGEALGTAAGSLSVRPPRPGVLERRPAGGRHKAALQSVPAVTPSLLLDPPVPSSSYPSSIEEKQHGNKEKKNAYSHHSILQKQTCKTLL, from the coding sequence ACGACGTGCAGCCTGATGGTGGCCCTCCTGGCGGCGATCGGCTTGGCGGCGGACCAGCCAGGCAGCCGGGACGAGTTGTGGGCGCCCTCCTTCGCCCAGGAGCCCAAAGGACATCCCGCCGCCCTGGACTGGAACGCCCAGGCCTGGCACGGCGCCTCGCCCATCCTGAGGCCCAGCCGCCCCTGGCCGCAAGCTGACGAGGACCTGGGACGCCCAGCGGCTTGGGGAAGCGACCCCGCAGGACCCCGCGCCCGACGCGGTCCGGATTCACGACGACAGCGTGCTTGGCGGAGACTTCAGCGAGGCCGAGAAGGAGGCCATAATGGAGGTGATGCACCGAcggggcagcagcagcagcggcggcgccCCCTCGTCTCCGACCTCGCCCTCCTGGCTGGCCAAGCGGCAGACCCCTCGGCGCCTCGGCTGGGTGGTGGATCTGTACCGCTCGGTGGCCCAGGGTCTGGACCCCTTCGTCCCCCAGGGCGAGACGCAGGGCCTCTCGGCGGCCCCGGAGAGGCGCTCGGGACGGCGGCCGGCAGCCTGTCGGTTCGGCCCCCTCGCCCTGGTGTGCTGGAACGCCGCCCGGCAGGTGGCCGTCATAAGGCAGCGCTCCAGTCAGTACCCGCAGTGACTCCCTCGCTCCTCCTAGACCCGCCGGTACCATCCTCATCCTACCCCTCATCAATAGAAGAAAAGCAAcatggaaacaaagaaaaaaaaaacgcttactCCCACCACAGCATCCTTCAGAAACAAACCTGCAAAACCTTgctgtaa